The following proteins are encoded in a genomic region of Sebastes fasciatus isolate fSebFas1 chromosome 14, fSebFas1.pri, whole genome shotgun sequence:
- the cops8 gene encoding COP9 signalosome complex subunit 8, translating into MPQLGINMPAALIMEENFDKLLEQCEAQELEAPGGIATPQVYAQLMSLYLLHNDLNNGRYLWKRIPQAIKSANPELPSIWAVGQRIWQRDFPGIYTTIAAFQWSENILPVMEALRESTRQRAYSLVAQAYTSIAADDFAAFVGYSVEEAVKGVVTQGWQADPATRMVMPKKPDPPPVSLVPNEQQLARLTDYVAFLEN; encoded by the exons ATGCCACAGCTCGGCATCAACATGCCTGCTGCTCTGATCATGGAGGAAAACTTTGATAAACTGTTAGAGCAGTGTGAAGCTCAAGAGCTCGAG GCTCCAGGGGGCATTGCAACACCTCAAGTGTACGCTCAGTTGATGTCGCTCTATTTACTTCATAATGACCT GAATAATGGCAGGTATCTCTGGAAACGGATTCCTCAAGCAATAAAATCG GCAAACCCTGAATTACCATCTATCTGGGCCGTTGGCCAACGCATTTGGCAGCGAGACTTTCCAGGGATCTACACAACCATCGCAGCTTTCCAATGGTCAGAGAATATCCTTCCAGTCATGGAGGCTCTTCGAG AGAGCACACGGCAAAGGGCGTACAGTCTAGTGGCCCAGGCATACACTTCCATCGCAGCAGATGATTTCGCTGCCTTTGTGGGATACTCTGTGGAAGAGGCAGTAAAGG GTGTGGTGACCCAGGGCTGGCAGGCAGACCCCGCTACCAGGATGGTGATGCCAAAAAAGCCAG ATCCTCCCCCCGTCTCATTGGTTCCAAATGAGCAGCAGTTGGCCAGACTCACTGACTACGTGGCTTTCCTTGAGAACTGA
- the trim63b gene encoding E3 ubiquitin-protein ligase TRIM63, which yields MDVQRTGSMVRPPSPMDSLEKQLSCPICLEMFTKPVVILPCQHNLCRSCASDLYDSRNPYRFSGGVFRCPTCRFEVVLDRHGVHGLQRNLLVENIIDLYKQQQEGSGGGSPETTLKPKDSKEPMCQEHEDEKINIYCMTCQVPTCSMCKVFGQHKDCEVSPLASVYQAQKGELSNAIDTLVAGNGRLQALLNQMEDACRAVQDNAQRAKQGLAERFDLLYAVLEERKTILLEQIGKEQDEKVAALRALAQRYGERLQTSSELTDTAVRALEQGGAAEFLLASKGLIVQTKDAAKCSLGEERPEPGFEKMDHFTLSTEHVEAVLAKMDFGGADEDEFEDAEEEEEEEEEE from the coding sequence ATGGACGTTCAGAGGACAGGATCTATGGTTCGGCCCCCGAGCCCCATGGATAGCCTCGAGAAGCAGCTGAGCTGCCCCATCTGCCTGGAAATGTTCACCAAGCCTGTGGTCATCCTGCCCTGCCAACACAACTTGTGCCGTAGTTGTGCCAGTGACCTCTACGACTCGCGCAACCCATACCGCTTCTCCGGTGGCGTCTTTCGTTGTCCTACCTGCCGTTTTGAGGTTGTGCTTGACCGCCATGGTGTGCATGGGCTCCAACGTAACCTGTTGGTAGAAAATATCATCGACCTCTATAAGCAGCAGCAAGAAGGTAGCGGCGGTGGAAGCCCAGAAACCACCCTGAAGCCTAAAGACTCCAAAGAGCCGATGTGCCAAGAACACGAGGATGAGAAAATCAACATCTATTGCATGACCTGCCAGGTACCCACCTGCTCCATGTGCAAAGTGTTTGGCCAGCACAAGGACTGTGAGGTGTCACCTTTAGCAAGTGTCTACCAGGCCCAGAAGGGTGAACTGAGTAATGCTATCGATACCCTGGTGGCCGGCAATGGCCGCCTGCAGGCCCTGCTCAACCAGATGGAAGATGCCTGCCGTGCTGTGCAGGACAATGCTCAGCGAGCTAAGCAAGGGCTAGCTGAACGCTTTGACCTGCTATATGCTGTCCTGGAGGAGCGCAAGACCATTCTACTAGAGCAGATTGGTAAAGAGCAAGATGAAAAGGTGGCAGCTCTGCGGGCGCTGGCTCAACGCTACGGTGAACGACTGCAGACCAGTTCAGAGCTCACAGACACGGCTGTGAGGGCATTGGAGCAGGGTGGCGCTGCTGAGTTTCTGTTGGCCTCCAAGGGCCTCATCGTGCAGACCAAAGATGCAGCTAAATGCTCACTGGGGGAAGAGAGGCCAGAGCCGGGCTTCGAGAAGATGGACCACTTCACTTTGTCAACAGAGCACGTTGAAGCAGTCCTGGCGAAAATGGACTTTGGAGGGGCCGATGAGGATGAATTTGAGGacgcagaggaggaggaggaagaagaggaggaggaataa